The genomic region TCACTGCGCGATCCGCGAATGCCGGATAAACTTCGGCTCAACAGTTCACACACTGTTGCTCTCTCTCCTCCCTTATCCTGGGGCCGGCAGATTACAAGATGCCGGCCCTTTTTCTGTGTGTAGGCTGTGCCAGGACCGGGCGGCGCGGATGGCGGCACGAACGTGCGGCTGGTTTGCCGCTAATGTTGCCGGGCCGGCAACGTCGCCGGGCTGACAGGGCTGAGTTTTCCCGGCAGTGCGGCAGCGGCCGCTGTTGGCGCATTATCCGGCGGCGCAATCTGCAAGGTGCCTGCGCCCGGCGGCAGAGTCCATTTCAGGCTGTCGAAGCTGCTGCAGTTGTCGCAGCACGGCGCCCATGCACCGGCGACGGCGCCGCATTCCGAACAATACCATGCCTCGCCCGGCGGCGCGGAGACCGCCCGGTCTAGCCAGTGGCGGGTCACTTCCAGATTGCCGGTTTCCCTTTCCTCGAGTTCCGCCATCAGACGGCAGTGGCGCGCGGTCGGACGGTCGCCGGCTGCCGTTTCCAGATGCCGGCGCGCCTCGCCCCACAGATCCGCCGCCAGCGAGACCTCGGCCAGGGCGTAATGGCTTTCGGGACGGTCCGGCCGAATACTGCAGAGCCGCTGGAACCGCTTGACGCGTGCCAGCGGGGGTTCGTCTTCGCCGCCGAGCCCCTTATAGGCCGCGGCGATATCCGGATGCGGTTCCAGCGCCCAGGCGGATTCGGTCAGTTTCACCGCCCGCCGCATCTTTCCAGCCGCCGCCAGGCAACGCATATACACGACCGTCGCGGCAACCAGATCCGGCGCCAGGTCATGCGCCACGCGCGCCTGTTTCAGTGCAGTGGCGGAATCGCCGGCTCTTGCGGCCGCATCGCTCAGCGCGACGGCAAGCACCGCCCGGCGCCGCCGGCCGGCATCCTGTGTGATGACGCCGGCGCGGACTGCCCGTTGCGTGGTATCGTTCGCTTCCGACCATTTCCCGGCGGCGACCTGCAGGCTGAACAGGCGGGTGAGCACCCAGGGGGTATCGGGCCGCAACTGGAACGCCCGCTCCGCGAGCCGCAGCGCCTCGCCCCTGTCGTCCCGCCGCACTGCCTGCATGAGCAGCCCGCGCAGGCCGAGAAACGCCATATCCGGCTTCTTCAACATTTCCTCGAAATACCGCCGGGCGGCGCCCTCGTCGCCTTCCAGCTGCGCCGCCTGCGCCGACAGCAGCATCGTCAATGGCGGCTCCTTCAGCAGTACATCGGCCTTGCGGGCGAATTTCTTTGCTTCATCCGCATCGCCGGCGGCGACGGCGACCATGCCCTGCGTCAGCGCCTGATAGCCGCGCTGGCGACGGCCGGCCCGTCGGTGATCCAGCAACCCGCCAGGAACGTACCGGATGAACCGCCACAGCCGGTACAGCACCGCCGCCACGACGATGACGACCACGAGTCCCAGCACGAAAATTCCGGCCTGTGTCCTGATCTGCAGCCCGGCAATCCGGATATCCACATAACCCGGGTTCCCCGCGAACCAGACCGCCAGCCACACGAAACAACCGATCAGGACGAAGATGAATGCGGCGCGGATCATTGCGGCGCACCCGACTCGGCCATACCCTTGCCCAGCATTTCAACGGCATGAACCCGCAGGGCCGCGACCGCCCTTTCCGCCGCGATATGGCGCTTCGCATCCCGGACCCAGTCGGCGGCCGCACCCGTCGCATCCGCCAGCGCATCGACGGCGGCCTGCAGGTCGCCGCGCGCGACGGCCAGTTCCGCCTGTCGCGCCGGCAGGATATTCCCCGCGCTGTCCTCGATACGCCGTACGGCGATAACCGAGTCGACTTTCTGGAGCATCCGGTCGACCCAGCCGGTGCCGGTCTCCGCCCAAAGCGGCTCGCCGAGCGTCGCCGCAACCGCATCGAACCGCTTGATCAGGGTCGCCGCGGACGGGATGCCCGTCGCGGCATCCGGCGCCAGGACCGCTATCGACGACGCCACAACCGGATCGTCATCCGCCAGCCGTTCGATTGCCGTCAACAACCCGGCAAAGGG from Alphaproteobacteria bacterium harbors:
- a CDS encoding heme biosynthesis HemY N-terminal domain-containing protein — its product is MIRAAFIFVLIGCFVWLAVWFAGNPGYVDIRIAGLQIRTQAGIFVLGLVVVIVVAAVLYRLWRFIRYVPGGLLDHRRAGRRQRGYQALTQGMVAVAAGDADEAKKFARKADVLLKEPPLTMLLSAQAAQLEGDEGAARRYFEEMLKKPDMAFLGLRGLLMQAVRRDDRGEALRLAERAFQLRPDTPWVLTRLFSLQVAAGKWSEANDTTQRAVRAGVITQDAGRRRRAVLAVALSDAAARAGDSATALKQARVAHDLAPDLVAATVVYMRCLAAAGKMRRAVKLTESAWALEPHPDIAAAYKGLGGEDEPPLARVKRFQRLCSIRPDRPESHYALAEVSLAADLWGEARRHLETAAGDRPTARHCRLMAELEERETGNLEVTRHWLDRAVSAPPGEAWYCSECGAVAGAWAPCCDNCSSFDSLKWTLPPGAGTLQIAPPDNAPTAAAAALPGKLSPVSPATLPARQH